tcaccccgcgcgcgcgcgtgcaccAACCCCCCCACACCCGCCGTCCTCACCACATCCGCCGCCCCAACCGATCCCCCTCAAGCGCCCTCGCCGCGCGTGACGGCGCAATGACGGccgccacggcgccgccgccgccgccgccgcggcagctgAGCCTGGAGGACCTGAAGGCGGTGTCCGTGCTGGGGCGCGGCGCCAAGGGCGTCGTGTTCCACGTCGTGCCCACCCCGGGGGAcccggagggcgagggcgccgcggcggcggaggcggccatggcgctcAAGGCGGTCTcgcgggaggtggcgcggcacaggaaggcggcgagcggggacggggacggccACCGCCGGATCTGGTTCGAGCGGGACGTGCTCCTCGCGCTGCGCCACCCGCTGCTCCCCTCGCTCCGCGGCGTCCTCGCCACCGACGCCGTCGTGGGATTCGCCATCgaccgctgcggcggcggcgacctcaaCTCGCTCCGGCGCCGCCAGACCGAGAAGATGTTCTCCGACTCCGTCATCCGGTACGTCCCTGGGGACCTAACGAAACAAAATCGTGCGTCGTTCGTCGAGCGCCGCGTctcgcgcgcgcccgcccgcccgctcgaGCTGCCTGACGATTCGGTCGCTGATTTTTGCCCTGGCTGTTATCGAACCCGCAGGTTCTACGCGGCGGAGCTGGTGCTGGCGCTCGAGTACCTGCACAGCCTCGGCATCGTGTACCGGGACCTCAAGCCGGAGAACGTCCTCATCCAGGACAGCGGCCACATCATGCTCGTCGACTTCGACCTCTCCACGCGGCTCCCGACGCCACCGCAGGAGCTGGACGCGCCGGCCGAGAGCACCAAACCGGCGCCTCCGGTCGCTGCGCCGTCGCCGGGCCGCGGGAAGCTAAGGAAACCCGCGGGCGCCGCCCTGTGCTTCCCATTCCGCACCGGCGGCACCGCGAAGCCGGCCGCGGACTCGCCGTCGACCTCGCGGacggcctcctcgtcgtcctcatccTCCACGGAGACCACGGCCTCCTCCGGGGCCTCGGCCGGCGCGCGGACGCCCGCGAAGTCGAACTCGTTCGTGGGTACGGAGGACTACGTGGCGCCGGAGATCATCGCCGGGCGCGGCCACGACTTCGCCGTGGACTGGTGGGGCCTGGGCGTGGTGCTCTACGAGATGCTCTACGGGCGCACGCCGTTCCGGGGGCAGAACCGCAAGGAGACATTCTACCGCGTCCTCGCCAAGCAGCCGGAGCTCGTCGGCGAGCAGACGCCGCTGCGCGACCTCATCGCCCGCCTCCTCGAGAAGGACCCCGAGAAGCGCatcggcgcgcgcggcgtcaAGGCCCACCCCTTCTTCCGGGGCGTCGACTGGGACCGCATCCTCCACGTGGCGCGCCCGCCGTTCATCCCGACCCCGCCGCAGGAAGAGGACGGCGACGACGCGCTCGACGTCGAGAAGGTCGTGCGCGAGGTGTTCGCGTCCAATGACGCCGAGGCTGCAAAGACGGGCGAGGGCGAGAAGGCTTCGCCGGAGGCGGatgggggccgcggcggcgacggcgaagggCGGAGGAGAGACCCATCAAAAGAGGGTGACTTCTCCGTGTTTTTCTGagcttatattttttattttttccttttttgggaAAAATTAACTACTACTTGTATTTGTTGTTTATTGAGTTGCCTTTTTTTTAAGGATTTGTAGTATGAACATGATGGGATTTAGCGGATGAGATTAGGAGGGGAGTACGGCGCAGTGGCCGGTGGAGTACATAAATTAAAGAGGTGCTCCAGTTCGATGGGGGTATAGTCACTATATagcttcttttttcctttcgattttctttttttatttgcttctttGTTGGATACTTTGCTTCGTACATAATGAATAATGAGAGTGGAATCGGCTCATAAAATGTAAACTGTTGCTGTGAATATTTTGCTTATGCATTCTCACCGAATTTTATTCTTGTCCTAAAGCATAGTACAATgctcatttttcttttcaaaagcAATCGCATTTCTTCCTGTCATGGAACAGTTGAAGCGG
This sequence is a window from Panicum virgatum strain AP13 chromosome 7K, P.virgatum_v5, whole genome shotgun sequence. Protein-coding genes within it:
- the LOC120641322 gene encoding serine/threonine-protein kinase OXI1-like, which codes for MTAATAPPPPPPRQLSLEDLKAVSVLGRGAKGVVFHVVPTPGDPEGEGAAAAEAAMALKAVSREVARHRKAASGDGDGHRRIWFERDVLLALRHPLLPSLRGVLATDAVVGFAIDRCGGGDLNSLRRRQTEKMFSDSVIRFYAAELVLALEYLHSLGIVYRDLKPENVLIQDSGHIMLVDFDLSTRLPTPPQELDAPAESTKPAPPVAAPSPGRGKLRKPAGAALCFPFRTGGTAKPAADSPSTSRTASSSSSSSTETTASSGASAGARTPAKSNSFVGTEDYVAPEIIAGRGHDFAVDWWGLGVVLYEMLYGRTPFRGQNRKETFYRVLAKQPELVGEQTPLRDLIARLLEKDPEKRIGARGVKAHPFFRGVDWDRILHVARPPFIPTPPQEEDGDDALDVEKVVREVFASNDAEAAKTGEGEKASPEADGGRGGDGEGRRRDPSKEGDFSVFF